In the genome of bacterium, one region contains:
- a CDS encoding LL-diaminopimelate aminotransferase, which yields MLLDRSLRLKSLPEYPFARIDRLKKEAKVDIIDLGIGDPDLPTPEYIISALKNAIDNPITHQYPPYSGYSSLRCEIASWYKKRFDVDLNPDKEILPLLGSKEGIAHILFSIINPCDYVLTPDPGYPVYKSATILSGGIPRIVPLLSKNGFLPDLDNIDPNGCKAFFLNYPNNPTGATCSLDFLKDLVHFARKNNIIILFDLAYSEVYFDEKPPSLLQIDGGMDVGIEFHSFSKTYNMAGWRLGFCVGNRDIIKSLLDLKTNLDSGIFGAIQYAGISALKNEGFVDEMRKVYKRRLDILTDGLSSCGFKVDMPKATFYLWASIKGPSLDFSEKLLKDTGVVATPGIGFGKYGEGFIRFSVASPDERIKEAVSRIKKWHSFQQ from the coding sequence ATGTTGTTGGATAGAAGCTTAAGATTAAAAAGCCTTCCAGAATATCCCTTTGCAAGGATTGATAGGCTAAAGAAGGAGGCAAAAGTAGATATTATTGATTTGGGTATAGGAGACCCAGACTTACCAACACCAGAATATATAATTTCTGCTTTAAAAAATGCAATAGATAACCCAATTACCCATCAATACCCTCCGTATAGTGGCTATTCTTCCTTAAGATGTGAAATTGCCTCATGGTATAAAAAAAGATTTGATGTAGACCTTAACCCTGATAAAGAGATATTGCCATTGCTTGGCTCAAAGGAGGGAATTGCCCATATCCTATTTTCCATAATCAACCCCTGCGATTATGTCCTTACACCAGATCCAGGATACCCTGTTTATAAATCAGCAACGATCCTTTCTGGCGGTATTCCAAGGATTGTTCCATTGCTTTCCAAAAATGGATTTTTACCAGACCTGGATAATATTGATCCAAATGGATGCAAGGCATTTTTTCTTAATTACCCAAATAATCCAACAGGTGCTACTTGCTCTCTGGATTTTTTAAAAGACCTTGTCCACTTTGCCAGGAAAAACAATATAATTATCCTATTTGATCTTGCATATTCAGAGGTTTATTTTGATGAAAAGCCTCCAAGCCTTTTACAGATAGATGGAGGAATGGATGTTGGTATTGAATTTCATTCATTCTCAAAGACATACAATATGGCAGGATGGAGGCTTGGTTTTTGCGTAGGGAACAGGGATATTATAAAATCCCTCCTTGACCTTAAGACAAACCTTGATTCTGGGATATTTGGAGCAATTCAATATGCTGGAATATCTGCCTTAAAGAATGAAGGCTTTGTTGATGAAATGAGGAAAGTTTATAAAAGAAGGCTGGATATATTAACAGATGGTCTTTCTTCTTGCGGATTTAAGGTAGATATGCCAAAGGCAACATTTTATCTTTGGGCTTCTATTAAAGGCCCTTCCCTTGATTTTTCAGAGAAACTTTTAAAAGATACAGGCGTTGTTGCAACCCCTGGCATT